From Anopheles darlingi chromosome 2, idAnoDarlMG_H_01, whole genome shotgun sequence, the proteins below share one genomic window:
- the LOC125948938 gene encoding ubiquitin-conjugating enzyme E2 G1 — MSEPQSSLLLKKQLAELSKNPVEGFSAGLIDDNDIFRWEVLIIGPPDTLYEGGFFKAHLHFPKEYPLRPPRMKFVTEIWHPNIDRNGDVCISILHEPGDDKWGYEKASERWLPVHTVETILISVISMLADPNDESPANVDAAKEWREAYPEFKRKVARCVRKSQEDC, encoded by the exons ATGTCAGAACCTCAgtcttcgctgctgctcaagAAACAGTTGGCAG AATTGAGCAAAAATCCTGTCGAAGGATTTTCGGCCGGTCTGATCGACGATAATGACATCTTCAGATGGGAAGTACTAATCATCGGACCTCCAGATACCCTTTA TGAGGGTGGCTTTTTCAAGGCTCATCTGCACTTCCCCAAGGAGTACCCGCTAAGGCCCCCGAGGATGAAGTTTGTCACAGAGATTTGGCACCCGAACATCGATCGCAATGGCGACGTATGCATTAGCATTCTGCACGAGCCTGGCGATGATAAGTGGGGCTACGAGAAGGCGTCGGAACGCTGGTTGCCCGTGCACACCGTGGAAACGATTCTGATTTCGGTCATATCGATGCTGGCCGATCCGAACGATGAATCGCCGGCCAACGTGGATGCGGCGAAGGAATGGCGAGAGGCGTATCCCGAATTTAAGCGAAAGGTAGCACGATGTGTTCGAAAGAGTCAGGAAGATTGTTAG
- the LOC125948946 gene encoding ribonuclease P protein subunit p21 produces MSAPDNKPKESQNEKQTVVVSAKKKQAKLCTGRETYERMNFLYQAATTMSTTHPQLAAYYGKLMKSVGKKAVLRMEPAIKRTLCVRCGVLLNPGITADVQDYRHKKLCYLQVNCTLCGFSKRFYNTKNHRLWMDNPKSIVERMEFA; encoded by the exons ATGTCGGCACCCGATAACAAACCCAAAGAATCGCAgaatgaaaagcaaacggTAGTGGTTAGTGCGAAAAAGAAACAGGCCAAACTGTGCACCGGTCGTGAGACCTACGAAAGGATGAATTTCTTGTATCAAGCCGCAACTACTATGTCGACGACGCATCCGCAGCTAGCGGCTTACTATGGCAAGCTAATGAAGTCGGTGGGCAAAAAGGCCGTACTACGAAT GGAACCGGCGATAAAACGCACCCTTTGCGTTCGCTGTGGCGTTCTTTTGAATCCGGGAATAACGGCTGATGTACAAGATTATCGGCATAAGAAACTGTGCTACCTGCAGGTGAACTGTACGCTCTGCGGATTTTCAAAACGCTTCtacaacaccaaaaaccatcgcctTTGGATGGACAATCCCAAATCCATCGTTGAACGGATGGAGTTTGCATGA
- the LOC125948821 gene encoding WD repeat-containing and planar cell polarity effector protein fritz: protein MLTLLTELRFWSTREDIFIKDTDLGTTKYCEKKLESHRTLYGEGKRRYCETRGLKWSLDNKKPNKLRHSLRLLEDELRQRRLVYCKWKSNTILQLMLANGLLVYISINPFTGDLCRIYFDKYLVGKLVSEHITDVVITQHHLLIAYHEHQITFVHLQKPTARKNHPEKISLMEPKICNVLLSGASSTSRKLPKRLVCSSSLNLVIVWTKSSQNEVYPWRPTVKDQDRANLHVYRLAGARMELLCYYWTEYDPISVQFSLLNDYQVHCVEQKISKKGEVTIDSCIYQINKTKMRRVAVTSIPLQTQVCCNALSPDHEKLMLGCIDGSIVLFDEGRGITHLVKAAFIPTFVAWHSDSSVVMIANDKCQLQCFDIALSCVRMQLLSDEDAIPSGTFDLSNHFSHPHAPTLNLARLCWSRKPELAEHTEAYATTDSFLFCAFEQGPLACIRVVGGAGLKGDVHTSGLTADVLVHKYISLNQVEKAINILLSLNWDTYGAMCLLSLHRIANYIFKQPLGTERELQLQKALGSFLVPVKALCYETEHEFGDQVNDITLKFFHHLLRNKSYNKAFSLAIDINDADLFLKLHDKAKVDGDAELAREALRKADDINRICRTDRSSDSEHSLCSNSSCSMCADSFDDDEEDEEEEGEEEEQEEQNESSDRRRDHRGDEEVGCEEEAEDDESETSQDEMLVSNGKTKARRPAASAINGDYADKQEKSKARSTNYSTTNGIDRSFRSFSTSSGSSKSSQTPTRGSDSDGWRKNGTGTAIAHPPLPKTGDANRSQHISKTQTDYYATQDRPPLPFLGGQKPMASVSSAGTSATPLSPPFAMQRSQTATALKLSKQQQARIAESKLRGKSLSSSNLLHMGDEASSGMASPANSINRPRQLVNPREKAARFRLYSSNANSLSMDQLDISNRNRAPPPAAMVGATPMYNEYGEPIGGNVRPPVGPLGGYHHMHHPESSLRLTQGPKPQPLQLQQQQQHVVIDVVPKPSASGSFPGGGSPALHPAYSSQTLGAGLLVPHSSAPNSILDQTIGIPLVQDEPDYVRRQGRKPAPSPWFNAVSGAPTSNSNSNNAPRTIIHQYPLISGNIPSKFQLQQQQHLHQQPFELQLGAPGGGKYGTRKKLDAPTASILSNGGTSHSQSNVNSNGASGGGVGNNGTTGAGNLGMSLSGSAGGSSGASSSSSAITKRDGGEKNKVKFSDTVTVAVVPEIPRKEKLIVEKLRKQPMMLPPGPVGYGPFSIADPKRELAESLPLCHPNEDYLKDFTPMQELISNGNGEMEKKEEEKKVPNIKVVHFGVV, encoded by the exons ATGCTTACGCTACTGACCGAACTGCGCTTCTGGTCCACCAGAGAGGACATTTTCATCAAGGATACCGATCTTGGCACGACGAA ATACTGTGAGAAGAAGCTCGAATCACATCGCACGCTCTACGGTGAGGGGAAACGCCGGTACTGTGAAACGCGTGGACTTAAATGGAGTCTGGACAACAAGAAACCGAACAAACTGCGCCACTCGTTACGCTTGCTCGAGGACGAACTACGGCAGCGGCGCCTGGTGTACTGCAAATGGAAGAGCAACACGATCCTGCAGCTCATGCTGGCGAACGGGCTGCTGGTGTACATCTCGATCAACCCGTTCACCGGTGACCTGTGCCGGATCTACTTCGACAAGTATCTGGTTGGCAAGCTGGTCTCGGAACACATCACCGATGTGGTGATCACGCAACATCATCTGCTGATCGCCTACCATGAGCATCAGATAACGTTTGTGCACCTGCAGAAACCGACCGCACGTAAAAACCACCCGGAAAAGATCAGCCTGATGGAACCGAAAATATGTAACGTTCTGCTGAGCGGCGCAAGTTCGACCTCACGCAAACTCCCGAAGCGGctcgtctgcagcagcagcctcaatCTGGTGATCGTGTGGACGAAATCCTCCCAAAACGAGGTATACCCGTGGCGGCCAACCGTGAAGGATCAGGATCGGGCTAATTTGCACGTGTACCGGTTGGCCGGAGCCCGGATGGAGCTGCTCTGTTACTACTGGACCGAGTACGATCCGATATCGGTACAATTTTCGCTGCTCAATGACTATCAGGTGCACTGTGTCGAGCAGAAAATCTCCAAAAAG GGCGAGGTGACGATCGATAGCTGCATTTATCAGATCAACAAGACGAAGATGAGGCGTGTCGCCGTTACCTCGATCCCGCTGCAGACGCAGGTATGCTGCAATGCGCTAAGCCCGGACCACGAGAAACTCATGCTCGGCTgtatcgatggatcgatcgttCTGTTTGATGAGGGTCGTGGCATAACGCACCTAGTGAAGGCTGCCTTC ATACCAACCTTCGTCGCGTGGCACAGTGACtcatcggtggtgatgatagcGAATGATAAGTGTCAACTGCAGTGCTTCGATATTGCACTATCGTGCGTGCGCATGCAGCTGCTGAGCGACGAGGATGCCATCCCGTCCGGTACCTTCGATCTGTCGAATCATTTCAGTCACCCGCACGCACCCACCCTTAATTTGGCCCGGTTGTGCTGGAGTCGTAAGCCGGAGCTAGCCGAACACACGGAAGCGTACGCAACGACCGATTCATTTTTGTTCTGTGCCTTCGAGCAGGGCCCTCTCGCCTGTATACGGGTTGTTGGAGGGGCCGGTTTGAAAGGGGATGTTCACACATCGGGCCTAACGGCGGACGTGCTGGTTCACAAGTACATCTCGCTGAATCAGGTCGAGAAAGCGATCAATATTCTGCTTAGCCTCAACTGGGACACGTACGGTGCGATGTGCTTGCTGTCCCTGCATCGGATAGCGAACTATATCTTCAAGCAACCGCTCGGTACGGAGCGGGAGCTTCAGCTACAGAAAGCCCTCGGTAGCTTTCTGGTACCGGTGAAGGCTCTGTGCTACGAGACGGAGCATGAGTTTGGTGATCAGGTGAACGATATAACGCTCAAGTTCTTTCACCATTTGCTGCGGAACAAATCGTACAACAAGGCGTTCAGCTTAGCCATCGATATCAACGATGCGGATCTGTTTCTCAAACTGCACGACAAAGCGAAGGTAGACGGTGATGCGGAGCTGGCACGAGAAGCTCTGCGCAAAGCGGACGATATCAATCGGATATGTAGGACCGATCGGTCGAGTGATAGTGAGC ATTCACTTTGTTCCAACTCCTCCTGCTCGATGTGTGCCGATAGtttcgacgatgatgaagaagacgaggaggaagaaggcgaagaagaagaacaagaggaACAGAATGAATCCTCCGATAGGAGGAGGGACCATCGTGGCGATGAGGAGGTTGGTTGTGAGGAAGAAGCCGAAGATGATGAGAGTGAGACTAGCCAGGATGAGATGCTAGTATCcaacggaaaaacaaaagctcggcgaccagcagcaagtGCAATCAATGGCGATTACGCGGATAAACAGGAAAAATCAAAAGCACGATCAACGAATTATAGTACAACGAACGGTATCGATCGTAGCTTCCGATCGTTTTCTACCTCCTCGGGTTCGTCCAAATCTTCACAAACTCCAACTCGTGGTAGTGATAGTGATGGTTGGCGTAAAAACGGAACAGGAACGGCGATCGCACATCCGCCGTTACCTAAAACGGGTGACGCAAACAGATCGCAGCATATCAGCAAAACTCAAACCGATTACTATGCGACACAAGATCGCCCACCACTTCCGTTTCTCGGTGGTCAGAAACCGATGGCGTCGGTATCGTCGGCAGGTACCTCGGCAACACCATTATCACCTCCATTTGCTATGCAACGAAGTCAAACGGCCACGGCGCTGAAGCTCtcgaagcaacagcaggcacGCATTGCGGAGAGCAAGCTACGGGGGAAGTCGTTGAGCTCCAGCAACCTACTCCACATGGGAGATGAAGCATCTTCAGGAATGGCATCACCGGCTAACTCCATTAACCGACCGCGGCAGCTGGTGAATCCACGCGAGAAAGCGGCACGGTTTCGGCTCTACTCCTCCAACGCCAACAGTCTTTCGATGGATCAGCTGGAcatttcgaatcgaaatcgtgcaccaccaccggcagcgatGGTTGGAGCTACACCGATGTACAACGAGTATGGTGAACCAATCGGAGGGAATGTGCGACCCCCTGTCGGACCACTGGGGGGTTACCATCATATGCATCATCCGGAATCATCTTTGCGTCTGACGCAAGGCCCCAAACCGCAACcgctgcaactgcagcaacaacagcagcatgttgTAATCGATGTCGTTCCTAAACCTTCCGCCAGTGGATCATTCCCCGGTGGCGGTAGTCCCGCCTTGCATCCCGCATATTCCTCGCAGACGCTAGGCGCCGGTTTGCTTGTTCCACATTCTTCAGCACCAAACAGCATTCTCGATCAAACGATCGGCATACCGTTGGTGCAGGATGAACCAGATTATGTGCGACGCCAAGGTCGAAAGCCGGCACCATCACCCTGGTTCAATGCCGTATCCGGTGCACCGACGAGCaactccaacagcaacaatgcaCCGCGAACGATCATCCACCAGTACCCGCTGATCTCGGGCAACATTCCTTCCAAGTTTcagttgcaacagcaacaacacttgCACCAGCAGCCCTTCGAGTTGCAGCTCGGGGCCCCTGGTGGCGGCAAGTATGGGACGAGGAAAAAGCTGGACGCACCAACGGCTTCCATTCTTTCAAACGGTGGTACCAGTCATTCACAGTCGAATGTAAACTCTAATGGCgcaagtggtggtggagtcggAAATAATGGGACGACCGGAGCTGGAAATCTGGGAATGAGTTTAAGCGGCTCGGCAGGTGGGAGCAGTGgggcttcctcttcctcgtccgccATCACGAAGCGTGATGGCGGCGAGAAGAACAAAGTTAAATTTTCGGACACCGTCACGGTGGCCGTTGTTCCG GAGATACCGAGGAAGGAGAAGTTAATTGTGGAAAAACTCCGAAAGCAACCTATGATGCTACCTCCCGGTCCGGTAGGATATGGACCGTTTTCCATTGCCGATCCGAAGCGTGAGCTGGCAGAAAGTTTACCGCTGTGCCATCCGAACGAAGATTATCTGAAGGATTTTACACCGATGCAAG AACTTATCAGCAACGGTAATggggaaatggagaaaaaggaggaagagaaaaaagttcCAAACATTAAGGTGGTCCACTTTGGTGTGGTCTAA